The following proteins come from a genomic window of Bombyx mori chromosome 18, ASM3026992v2:
- the LOC101739030 gene encoding nuclear RNA export factor 1, with the protein MPKRGGGRNRNWKADTDHFEHDDRVNSVPRHVSFKPGAKGKNKFRTWKNPLALLDDDIDMGSSALQGPVRKSSFRGRGRMYSPAPQGSHGHTKKKFIPGVLPWYQIIIPYGAKHEKDVILRALLGFLSPDIFIPHYYKVNGNAAVFYVDDVKTAEKLYNADRKITMSDGFKLIVIVRNAVPNMAIDAAMKEKMKLTMAKRYNATTKALDLTKFHADPDLEDIFCALFRPMIMLAAIDIIAENIPDIEALNLNDNKLHGLQHLKVLSSKLKNLKILYMGDNRIPFLGSLDPIRSLPLVELYLKGNPLVNRFHDHEIYISDVRKKFPKLTRLDGADLPPAIGFDVAEDMGLPPRQQSFLVDPAGQDLVREFLTQYYAIYDSESRQPLLEAYHENATMSMAANYLTNDSRNSTTTRLNSYISNSRNLTRITERESRRRYLRTGKLQVVSFLSDLPKTTHDLMGFAVDLLVFTPAMIVLTMNGVFKETNTPNNPMRSFHRTFVIVSNANGGFSIINDMLYITNTTKEQEDKAFSTGTVEPIPPTPAPTPTPTPTLAAGTPDDSQKMQLLNMLGQQTGMNEHWSINCLQETGWDLQRAMFIFNQLHSEGKIPPEAFVK; encoded by the exons ATGCCAAAACGTGGCGGTGGAAGGAATAGAAATTGGAAGGCTGATACTGACCATTTTG AACACGATGACCGTGTCAATAGTGTGCCGAGACATGTCAGTTTTAAACCTGGAGctaaaggaaaaaataaatttcgaaCTTGGAAAAATCCTTTAGCCCTCCTTGATGATGATATTGACATGGGTAGTTCTGCTCTTCAAGGACCGGTCCGGAAAAGTTCTTTCAGGGGACGTGGGAGAATGTACTCTCCAGCTCCGCAAGGAAGCCACGGACACActaaaaagaaatttattcCTGGTGTACTGCCTTGGTACCAAATAATCATTCCATATGGAGCAAAACATGAAAAAGATGTTATCCTCCGAGCCTTGTTGGGTTTTCTTTCACCCGACATATTCATTCCAcattactataaagtcaatggaAATGCTGCAGTATTCTATGTTGATGATGTCAAAACAGCTGAAAAACTTTATAATGCTGATAGAAAGATCACTATGTCAGATGGTTTTAAGTTAATTGTTATTGTGAGGAATGCTGTTCCAAACATGGCCATTGACGCTGCCATGAAAGAGAAGATGAAATTGACAATGGCGAAGAGGTATAATGCTACAACTAAGGCATTAGATTTAACAAAATTCCATGCTGATCCAG aTCTAGAAGATATATTTTGTGCACTGTTCCGTCCAATGATAATGTTGGCTGCTATAGATATAATAGCAGAGAATATTCCAGACATAGAAGCTTTGAACCTAAATGATAATAAGCTTCATGGTTTGCAGCATCTCAAGGTTTTGTCTTCAAAGCTCaagaatttgaaaatattgtatATGGGCGATAATAGG ATTCCATTCCTTGGATCACTGGACCCAATCAGATCATTACCGCTAGTTGAGCTATACCTCAAAGGAAACCCACTGGTGAACAGGTTTCATGATCACGAAATCTACATAAG TGATGTCCGGAAGAAGTTTCCCAAGCTGACAAGATTg gatggCGCGGATCTTCCACCGGCTATTGGATTCGACGTAGCTGAAGATATGGGACTTCCCCCTCGGCAACAATCGTTCCTGGTAGACCCGGCGGGTCAGGATCTTGTCAGGGAGTTTCTCACTCAATACTATGCGATATACGACTCGGAATCTCGGCAACCACTTCTAGAGGCGTACCATGAAAATGCTACAATGTCGATGGCTGCAAATTATTTAACTAATGACAGCAGGAATTCTACGACAACTAG gtTAAACTCTTACATATCGAACAGCCGTAATTTAACCCGAATAACAGAAAGGGAGTCGAGAAGGCGTTACCTACGTACCGGAAAGCTGCAAGTAGTCTCCTTTCTATCAGATCTGCCAAAAACAACACACGATTTAATGGGTTTTGCTGTCGACTTACTAGTCTTTACT CCGGCCATGATCGTCCTTACAATGAACGGTGTGTTCAAAGAAACGAACACTCCCAATAACCCGATGCGTTCGTTTCATCGGACGTTCGTGATAGTTTCAAATGCGAATGGCGGCTTCTCAATCATCAACGATATGTTATATATCACGAATACTACTAAAGAACAG GAGGATAAGGCCTTTTCAACGGGTACTGTAGAACCGATTCCACCTACTCCAGCGCCCACGCCTACTCCTACTCCCACGCTCGCAGCTGGGACGCCAGATGATTCTCAGAAGATGCAGCTACTCAACATGCTTGGTCAACAAACTGGAATGAATGAGCATTGGAGTATCAA tTGTCTTCAAGAAACTGGCTGGGATTTGCAAAGGGCTATGTTCATCTTTAATCAACTACACTCCGAAGGCAAGATACCGCCTGAAGCCTTTGTAAAGTGA